In the genome of Deinococcus seoulensis, the window GGTGCAACGCAGCAGTTCGAAGATGCATGCTCACTTGCGCATCATGGGTGATGACCGGTGCGGTATGCTCGCGCCATGTCAGATCAGGTCATCATCTCCACCCCCGCGTATACAGTCACCAAGTCGCGGGTAGAAATAAATGGCAAAACATACTTCATAAAAAATATTTCCTCCATAGTAATAGATTCTGTGCACATACCAGAAAAAAAGAAGTCTCAAGGAAAATCTAAACCAGGTATGGAAAAAGTAGGCAATATAGGGTGCTTAGGAGTCATAATTGCTATCTTAATGGCTATTGTGCTTATATTTGCACTCGACACTAGCTCTACTGCGTTCTATATATCTATAACTGTTGTCTCTCTAATATTATTTGTCTCTATAGCAATGGGGAGCATTTCAGTTACTACTAGCGAAGTGGTGGTCGAAGCAGAAAAAACCCAATATGAAGTTCTTTTTGACACCAATTCTGGAAAGATAACCGCTTATATAACATTTGATCGATCTGAAGCGTATGGGCTTAAGGCAGCAATTGAGCAGGCGGCTAGCAACACATAATGCAAAACGATATTTGGTACGTTAAAATTCTGCATATCTCATATTTTGGA includes:
- a CDS encoding DUF6232 family protein, whose product is MSDQVIISTPAYTVTKSRVEINGKTYFIKNISSIVIDSVHIPEKKKSQGKSKPGMEKVGNIGCLGVIIAILMAIVLIFALDTSSTAFYISITVVSLILFVSIAMGSISVTTSEVVVEAEKTQYEVLFDTNSGKITAYITFDRSEAYGLKAAIEQAASNT